Proteins encoded within one genomic window of Lampris incognitus isolate fLamInc1 chromosome 1, fLamInc1.hap2, whole genome shotgun sequence:
- the rfk gene encoding riboflavin kinase — protein sequence MKSLPYFCRGEVVRGFGRGSKELGIPTANFPDSVVEHLPADISTGIYYGWACVDNGHIHKMVMSIGWNPYYKNTKKSMETHVIHTFKEDFYGQILSVVMVGYIRPERSFDSLEALIAAINNDIEEAKVQLELPEHLKLREDNFFTTALSTPTTTPTTTTTTTSPSKTIMNGH from the exons ATGAAGAGTCTTCCGTACTTTTGCCGAGGAGAGGTCGTACGAGGATTCGGGCGAGGAAGCAAAGAACTGGGCATTCCCACTG CCAACTTCCCAGACTCTGTTGTGGAACATCTTCCAGCAGATATCAGCACAGGGATCTATTATGGCTGGGCCTGTGTGGACAATGGACACATTCACAAAATGGTTATGAGCATTGGTTGGAACCCTTACTACAAAAACACTAAGAAGTCAATG GAGACCCATGTGATCCACACATTCAAAGAGGACTTCTATGGACAGATCCTCAGTGTTGTTATGGTGGGCTACATCCGTCCAGAGAGGAGCTTCGACTCACTCG AAGCCCTAATAGCTGCAATCAACAATGACATCGAGGAGGCCAAGGTGCAGCTGGAGCTCCCGGAGCATCTCAAACTGAGAGAAGACAATTTCTTCACTACAGCCCTCAGTACACCGACAaccacacccaccaccaccaccactaccacatcTCCATCAAAAACAATCATGAACGGTCACTGA